A genomic region of Dreissena polymorpha isolate Duluth1 chromosome 4, UMN_Dpol_1.0, whole genome shotgun sequence contains the following coding sequences:
- the LOC127880263 gene encoding zinc finger protein 862-like gives MTCKVCLDYYGVGGGSNHFNLKNMNTFVTGSTNLKISTVNDHEKCTAHVKAAAVNRAKQSTPADVVASQSGRALLALKQAERSRLQYLFKNAHAIAKQGRPISDYTWQCKLDKAKGLDIGNTYLCAKSAADFIFFIAGSARSKTVQMIKQANFFSFIMDGSTDISGTEQESVYVRVSTNGCVKETFLHLGSPMSTSSADLYQFINTLFNSLGIPKDKLIGMGSDGASNMTGCRSGLATLLRNDCEDFVNIHCLCHRLELAFRDVVKKVKVYDKLMTLLIGLHYFYKKSHKNKTGLLNAFKALAIKGILPPKVTGTRWLPHLNNDLECLERSYAGFDAHLATASHTNAKAEGLLRILRDINVVTYALFLKEVIAPLMQLSKKLQRKDITLADSMVWIQTTAEMVDDLKARKLPKVDEVLETKALSGVELRGKIPIMAYKDTHIDNIVEAMQTRFQLDDITSPIVQATKVLNFSKWPMIRNEKEKLADYGNEEIQFLAGKYNKRLLVVDPTFNEHDVLSQWQRVKLLAKRLFTDNQRTQPLTWEDVYDEECKNVFLIIDILLSLPPTSVSCETSFSQMKLVKTSRRVKLGQGTLDNLLQIKLVTPTISSYDPEESIDQWLTASIKPRGGRRMNYCRSKNVSMISDETVEHVEDEETSTAHTTTNEPEPGLMIDEDDEDEAEDDDIHLLNKYDTDSDYCSDFQAEDFNIERIMCFSKQYDLD, from the exons ATGACATGCAAGGTCTGTCTGGATTATTATGGGGTGGGTGGGGGATCGAaccattttaacttaaaaaatatgaacacatttgTTACAGGTAGTACAAATCTTAAAATTTCAACAGTGAATGACCATGAAAAGTGTACAGCCCATGTCAAAGCAGCAGCTGTGAATAGAGCAAAGCAAAGTACTCCTGCTGATGTGGTTGCATCTCAGTCTGGACGAGCTTTACTTGCACTTAAACAAGCTGAGAGGTCAAGGTTGCAATATCTGTTTAAGAATGCCCATGCTATTGCTAAACAAGGCAGACCAATCAGTGACTACACTTGGCAATGTAAACTTGACAAGGCAAAAGGTTTGGATATTGGCAACACATATTTGTGTGCAAAATCTGCTGCAGATTTTATCTTTTTCATTGCAGGTTCAGCCAGGTCAAAAACAGTGCAGATGATAAAACAGGCTAACTTTTTTTCCTTCATCATGGATGGCTCAACTGATATAAGTGGGACTGAACAGGAATCTGTATATGTGAGAGTATCGACAAATGGCTGTGTGAAGGAGACATTTTTACATTTAGGCTCCCCTATGAGTACATCGTCTGCTGACCTGTACCAATTTATCAACACACTCTTCAATAGTCTAGGAATCCCAAAAG ACAAACTCATTGGAATGGGATCAGATGGAGCATCAAATATGACAGGTTGTCGCTCAGGATTAGCAACACTTCTTCGAAATGACTGTGAGGATTTTGTGAATATTCATTGCCTCTGCCATCGGCTTGAACTTGCTTTTCGAGATGTAGTGAAGAAGGTGAAGGTGTATGACAAGCTTATGACATTGCTTATAGGACTTCACTATTTCTATAAAAAGTCTCACAAAAATAAAACTGGTCTATTAAATGCATTCAAAGCTCTTGCCATCAAAGGAATCCTGCCTCCCAAAGTAACTGGCACAAGGTGGTTACCACATCTTAACAATGACCTTGAATGCTTGGAGAGGTCATATGCTGGATTTGATGCGCACCTAGCAACAGCTAGCCACACAAATGCCAAGGCAGAGGGATTGCTAAGAATACTCAGAGACATAAATGTAGTAACATATGCTCTATTTCTAAAG GAAGTGATAGCTCCATTGATGCAATTGTCCAAGAAACTCCAGAGGAAGGACATTACTCTAGCTGACAGCATGGTGTGGATTCAAACAACAGCTGAGATGGTAGATGATTTGAAAGCTag GAAACTACCAAAGGTTGATGAAGTCTTGGAAACTAAGGCCCTCTCTGGGGTTGAACTCCGAGGAAAAATACCCATAATGGCCTACAAGGATACCCATATCGATAATATAGTGGAAGCCATGCAGACCAGGTTCCAATTGGATGACATAACCTCACCTATAGTGCAGGCAACAAAAGTCCTAAACTTTAGTAAATGGCCCATGATTAGGAATGAGAAGGAGAAGCTTGCAG ATTATGGAAATGAAGAGATTCAGTTTCTGGCTGGTAAATACAACAAGAGACTGTTGGTAGTAGATCCTACCTTCAATGAGCATGATGTTTTGTCACAGTGGCAGAGGGTCAAATTGTTAGCAAAAAG ACTGTTTACAGACAACCAGAGGACCCAACCACTGACTTGGGAAGATGTATATGATGAGGAATGCAAGAATGTTTTCCTCATCATAGACATCTTATTAAGCCTCCCACCTACAAGTGTTTCATGTGAGACGTCCTTTTCTCAAATGAAGCTTGTAAAGACAAGTAGAAGAGTAAAGCTGGGTCAAGGGACACTGGACAATTTGCTGCAAATCAAGCTTGTAACACCGACCATAAGTAGCTATGACCCAGAGGAGTCAATTGATCAGTGGCTG ACTGCCTCTATCAAACCTCGTGGAGGGAGAAGAATGAACTATTGTAGGTCCAAAAATGTCAGCATGATAAGTGATGAAACAGTGGAACATGTTGAGGATGAGGAAACAAGTACAG CACATACCACCACTAACGAGCCAGAGCCTGGGTTGATGATAGATGAGGATGATGAAGATGAAGCTGAGGACGATGACATAcaccttttaaataaatatgacacTGACAGTGATTATTGCAGCGACTTTCAGGCTGAGGACTTTAACATTGAAAGAATAATGTGCTTCTCCAAACAATATGATTTAGATTAA
- the LOC127880273 gene encoding uncharacterized protein LOC127880273: protein MDYTTQQHTENVTSVNNTYITLNTTAAEIRELTLEDVLYMHIEPLFIVCRYVHLLWYFVGFFGNITSAVIWNTPHMYNVCSSAHYLVTISICDVLCQLFHITYYLKHFWRIESLGEENVCDFWSILYMIPLYISELLLLGLTIEKLISIRNPFRSGWFSRHQRAPKEIVWIVTCVTVLSLLQAYIWQVDSRDYCDDIRENRMEFRIWNWLCDVFIYIITPVTVVVIVFKILREAKHSIIGVSHRHQGRVNVTRTLRQSTIVIIRLSLFRVCVTIPATCVHFLLHVKYFSPSSLPHVFSSSDVNDSETWQRFIKLYTAKYTLELLSSAKYALGVFVFALSCRHFKRDFKARVQNLARTTYISLCKIMTYIREKINSYREDEFNAPN, encoded by the coding sequence ATGGATTATACGACACAGCAACACACAGAGAATGTAACCAGTGTGAACAATACTTACATTACACTGAACACAACGGCTGCTGAAATCAGGGAGCTGACGTTAGAAGAcgttttatacatgcatatagaGCCTCTATTTATCGTCTGCAGATACGTTCACTTATTATGGTATTTTGTCGGATTCTTCGGCAACATCACTTCCGCGGTGATCTGGAACACCCCGCACATGTATAACGTTTGCTCATCCGCGCACTATTTGGTCACCATTTCCATATGCGACGTTTTGTGTCAGCTGTTCCACATCACGTATTACCTGAAACACTTTTGGAGGATCGAAAGCCTGGGAGAAGAAAACGTATGCGACTTTTGGAGCATTCTTTACATGATTCCTCTCTACATCAGCGAACTACTTTTACTCGGATTAACAATCGAAAAACTGATATCTATCCGCAACCCATTCCGAAGCGGGTGGTTTTCCCGCCATCAGCGCGCGCCAAAAGAGATAGTTTGGATTGTAACGTGCGTGACGGTGCTGTCGTTGTTACAGGCTTACATATGGCAGGTGGACAGTAGGGACTATTGCGACGATATTCGAGAAAACCGCATGGAATTCCGCATCTGGAATTGGTTATGCGACGTCTTTATTTACATAATAACACCCGTGACGGTTGtggtaattgtttttaaaattctACGCGAAGCTAAGCATTCCATAATCGGCGTGAGTCACCGTCATCAAGGTCGTGTTAACGTCACTCGCACGTTACGTCAGTCGACTATTGTAATTATACGTTTATCGTTGTTTAGAGTTTGCGTTACGATCCCTGCGACTTGTGTGCATTTTCTACTGCACGTTAAGTATTTTAGCCCGTCAAGTTTGCCACATGTATTCTCATCCAGTGACGTCAACGACAGTGAAACATGGCAACGGTTTATAAAGCTTTATACGGCGAAGTACACTTTAGAACTATTGTCCAGTGCAAAATATGCATTGGGAGTATTTGTCTTTGCATTATCATGTCGCCATTTTAAAAGAGACTTTAAAGCTAGGGTTCAAAATTTAGCACGCACCACGTACATAAGTTTATGTAAGATAATGACGTATATTCGAGAAAAAATAAATTCCTACAGGGAAGACGAATTCAATGCGCCCAATTGA